GAACTGTTTTGCCACTCATCTAATATAACTATAGCTTTACTTAGCGTTCTACCTCTTGCTTCGCCTGGCCAAAGCATCTCAATGGAGTATTTTTTTATAAGTTCATCTACTTTTACTCTTACTTCATCTGCGTTTGTTTGCTCTTTTTTAAGTTTTCTTCTAGCGATGAAATCAAGTGTATCAAAAAGTGCCATATTATAAATTCTAAATTTCTCATCATTTCCTGATAAAAAGCCCACTTCTGCGCCTCTATCAATACTTTCTATTGAGTTTCTTACATAGATTATTTTTTCATATTCGCTCTCTCCATCGTAGCTATCAATGAGTCTCATAGCGCAACTTATTGCCATTAAGGTCTTGCCAGTTCCCGCTTTAGCATCTACTACATAAGCATCAAAATAAGGGCTTAACAGAGCTTTTGCTAGAAATTTTTGCTTTGTGTTTACTGGTTTTACTATTAAAGAGCGAAAATCATCACTTTGTATGAAATTTAAAATTCCACCTTCAACTAAAGCGTATTTTTCTTTTGAAAATTTGTCACGAAAAGTAACACATCTAAGTGCTGGATCAAAATTTGAGGTTATAAATTCGTGATAATATCTCTCATCAATGCTATCTACATCATCAACTTCTATAGTTGTATGAAATTTAAGTTTTGGCGTTTCATCTCTATCATCTCTTAAAGACTCAACGCTTAAATTTTTAAATTTAGCAAACATTCTAGCATATATATCAAGAGAGATAAATTTCACATCATAGTGTCTTTTTGATAGAGTTTTTTCTAGTTTGCTTGCGGTTGAAACTATAAGTTTATCGTTAAATTCCTTTAAATTTGAGTATTCTAAAGTATCTTTATCATACTTTTGGCTTGTTACTAACCAAATTTCAGCGCTATTTTCAAATTTAAGCTTAACTGCTTTTAAATTTGGCTCTTTGCTGCTTTTATCTTTGTAAATTTTAATACCCAAATCTTCGCAATTTGCTATCATTCTAGCAAATTCTCTTGCTTGATATCCAAGTTCGCCACTATCTCTTTTTTTGTCTTCAAGTTCAAATAAGACAACTTCTGGAATTGCAACGATATTTTGTAAATTTTGTGATAGTTTTACGATGTTTAAGACATTTGCTAAGATGATGTTGGTATCAACGATATAGACTTTCCTTGTCACTTATATGCTCCTAAAAGAAATTTGAGTTTACAAATTTATAGTAGAATTTTATAAACTAAGGAGTATTATATTGTGTTTAGATTAACCATGTTTATTAGTGTGATTATAACGATATCTTTTGGAATAAATATTAATGAAGCAACTAGGTATGATCTTATGAGTTATGGTGGTCTTGATGCAGGGCGTGCTGATATGCTTATAAAAGAGCGTGCAAAAAGAGAAATAACAAAACCAAGCGATCTAAAAAGAATTTATGGATTTAAGGATTATAATATTTCAAAATTAGCTAAAAATTTTGAGATAGAACCACTTTCAAAACCAGAGCCTGAAGTAGAACCAAAGCCTGAAGTGAAGGTAATAGAAAAAAATAACTATATCTATAAAAACTATCCACCTTACTATGAACATAGAAGTAAATATGGCGATATAGAGATTATTGAGCGTGGAAGTTATGGTAGTAAGTATTACGATAAAAGGCGTTATGATGATAGATATCATGATAAAAATTTTCACCATAAAGCAGGTAAAAAATCTCCAAAAGAAATTTATAAAAACAGCAGCCATTACTCTGAAGATGGTGGGGTTATTATGGGTGGAAGTATAAGATATAAGGGTGAGTTTTGAGATATTTTGTTACTTTGATAATTAGCGTTAGTTTTTTACTATCTTTTGAGGATTTTAACAAAATAGATGTGGATTTTTATAATAAAACCCTAAAAAGCACAATATATCAAAACAAACCATACTTTGATAGTAACGCTACTTTAAATTTCAACAATCAAAATAGCAAAGAAAATTTTAAAGATTCTATTTTTGATAACATAGAAATTCATCAATTTATAGAATTTAAATTCACAAAAGATATATAAAATTAAGAAATTTAGCATAACTTTTAGTTATTTGGCTATAATAAAAAAATTTTTTGTAAAAAAGGTAAAAAATGGCTAAACTTAACGGCTCACAAATGATAATGCAAGCTTTAAAAGCTGAAGGTGTTGAGGTTGTATTTGGTTATCCGGGTGGAGCTGCGCTTAATATATTTGATGAGACATATAAAC
The sequence above is a segment of the Campylobacter corcagiensis genome. Coding sequences within it:
- a CDS encoding PhoH family protein, whose protein sequence is MTRKVYIVDTNIILANVLNIVKLSQNLQNIVAIPEVVLFELEDKKRDSGELGYQAREFARMIANCEDLGIKIYKDKSSKEPNLKAVKLKFENSAEIWLVTSQKYDKDTLEYSNLKEFNDKLIVSTASKLEKTLSKRHYDVKFISLDIYARMFAKFKNLSVESLRDDRDETPKLKFHTTIEVDDVDSIDERYYHEFITSNFDPALRCVTFRDKFSKEKYALVEGGILNFIQSDDFRSLIVKPVNTKQKFLAKALLSPYFDAYVVDAKAGTGKTLMAISCAMRLIDSYDGESEYEKIIYVRNSIESIDRGAEVGFLSGNDEKFRIYNMALFDTLDFIARRKLKKEQTNADEVRVKVDELIKKYSIEMLWPGEARGRTLSKAIVILDEWQNSSNKTTQLILSRLNNSCKVIIIGSNKQIDNLYLNRYNNGLTTMLKLSNLKPKQLNIFATDLEASVRGKFSEFADEVF